A genome region from Meleagris gallopavo isolate NT-WF06-2002-E0010 breed Aviagen turkey brand Nicholas breeding stock chromosome 9, Turkey_5.1, whole genome shotgun sequence includes the following:
- the PDZD11 gene encoding PDZ domain-containing protein 11, giving the protein MEGRLPYDDFPVVFLPPYESPPAWVPPHERVYHPDYNNELTQFLPRTVVLKKPPGAQLGFNIRGGKASQLGIFISKVIPDSDAHRAGLQEGDQVLSVNDVDFQDIEHSKAVEILKTAREITMRVRYFPYNYQRQKERTVH; this is encoded by the exons ATGGAGGGCCGGCTGCCCTACGATGATTTCCCGGTGGTCTTCCTGCCGCCCTACGAGAGCCCGCCCGCGTGGGTGCCGCCGCACGAG AGGGTTTATCACCCCGACTACAACAACGAGCTCACCCAGTTCCTGCCCCGCACCGTCGTACTCAAGAAGCCGCCCGGGGCGCAG CTGGGCTTCAACATTCGAGGAGGAAAGGCCTCACAGCTGGGGATCTTCATCTCAAAG GTGATCCCTGACTCAGATGCacacagagctgggctgcaggaaggagatCAGGTGCTGTCTGTAAATGACGTGGATTTCCAGGACATTGAGCACAGCAAG gCTGTGGAGATCCTGAAGACAGCCCGTGAAATCACCATGCGTGTGCGTTACTTCCCTTACA ATTACCAGcgacagaaagaaagaactgtTCACTAG
- the LOC100541254 gene encoding START domain-containing protein 10-like — protein sequence MERARVPDAAAFRAFRQRCQDGSWQRDRGGLAVSLQLPPPGCAVHQLKCRIDVPDVPAETMYDVLHDSEYRREWDSNVIDTHDIAQVAANADVGYYAWRCPKPLKNRDVVMLRAWQVEDGYHTIINFSIKHPKYPPRKDLVRAVCLLTGYLVHSTGPNSCSLTYLAQVDPKGSLPKWVVNKASQYLVPQMLKKLHKACVQYPAWKQQHNINMKPWLYPEQNKLPVLELSELALQHAASLENIDESSLAEEKDESSEHSGLEN from the exons ATGGAGCGGGCGCGGGTGCCCGACGCCGCTGCTTTCCGTGCCTTCAGGCAGCGCTGTCAGGATGGCAGCTGGCAGCGGGACCGCGGTGGGCTCGCCGTCAGCCTCCAACTGCCGCCGCCTGGCTGTGCCGTGCACCAGCTGAAG TGCCGCATCGATGTCCCGGACGTGCCAGCAGAGACGATGTACGACGTGCTGCACGACAGCGAGTATCGCCGCGAGTGGGACAGCAACGTCATCGACACGCACGACATAGCCCAGGTGGCTGCCAACGCTGATGTGGGCTACTATGCCT GGCGATGTCCAAAGCCCTTAAAGAACAGGGACGTGGTGATGCTGCGAGCCTGGCAGGTGGAGGACGGGTATCACACCATTATCAACTTCTCCATCAAACACCCG AAATACCCTCCGCGCAAGGACCTGGTAAGGGCCGTCTGTCTCCTAACGGGATACCTGGTGCATTCAACTGGGCCCaacagctgcagcctcacctaCCTGGCTCAGGTGGATCCAAAAG GGTCATTGCCAAAGTGGGTTGTGAATAAAGCCTCGCAGTACCTGGTGCCGCAG ATGTTAAAGAAACTGCACAAGGCCTGTGTGCAGTACCCTgcctggaagcagcagcacaacatAAACATGAAGCCCTGGCTGTACCCCGAGCAGAACAAGCTTCCCGTGCTGGAGCTGTcagagctggcactgcagcatGCTGCGTCGCTGGAGAACATCGACGAGAGCAGCCTGGCTGAAGAGAAGGATGAGAGCAGTGAGCACAGTGGCTTGGAGAACTGA